One region of Candidatus Riesia pediculischaeffi genomic DNA includes:
- the guaB gene encoding IMP dehydrogenase, with translation MLRIKKIKGLTFDDVLLVPAYSTIVSDSIDLSTHLTKEIQLNIPIISASMDTLAESELSIELAQSGGIGFIHKNMTIQNQSEEVKKVKNYQVETTDNWYFQSNSTILQIFKTAESKHTMQYRIEEKKFVSFSIVRNIDFPKNINHPSCKIFSKYKISIVEEQEKYVDVFHKMISDRSKYALIINNCKDIMGMFSIEVSSKDEKNFRACKDKRGRLRVGAAISANENDDRIKELIESEVDVILIDSSHGHSDIVLRKIFETKKKYPNLPIIGGNVATSKGALDLVQAGADAVKVGIGPGSICTTRIVTGVGIPQITAISESSEALSKTEIPIIADGGIRFSGDVGKAIAAGAKCVMLGSVLAGTKESIGKLVIYKDGFYRQYRGMGSKKSMVHGSYDRYFQLNTKETGQFVPEGVERKILYKGFLKDVVHKIIGGLRSCMRLTGCNNINQLRLNTEFITISQSGIKENHAHGTDMLGDSLSYRNQLEIFKLK, from the coding sequence ATGTTAAGAATCAAAAAAATAAAAGGATTGACGTTTGATGATGTTCTGTTAGTTCCAGCATATTCGACAATCGTTTCAGATTCTATTGATTTATCAACCCATCTCACTAAAGAAATTCAACTTAATATTCCGATTATCTCTGCATCTATGGATACCCTTGCAGAATCAGAGTTGTCTATTGAATTAGCTCAATCTGGAGGAATCGGTTTTATTCACAAGAATATGACCATTCAAAATCAATCAGAAGAAGTCAAGAAGGTTAAAAATTATCAGGTTGAAACTACAGATAATTGGTATTTTCAATCTAATTCAACTATTTTACAAATTTTTAAAACAGCGGAATCAAAACACACGATGCAATATAGAATTGAAGAAAAAAAATTCGTGTCCTTTAGTATCGTAAGAAATATAGATTTTCCGAAGAATATCAATCATCCAAGCTGCAAAATATTTTCTAAATATAAAATAAGCATCGTTGAAGAGCAAGAAAAGTATGTGGATGTGTTTCATAAAATGATTAGCGATCGTTCCAAATATGCTTTAATAATCAATAATTGTAAGGATATAATGGGAATGTTCTCGATAGAAGTATCTTCAAAGGATGAAAAAAACTTTCGTGCTTGTAAAGATAAGAGAGGGAGATTAAGAGTTGGAGCAGCAATTAGTGCTAACGAAAATGATGATAGAATTAAAGAGTTGATTGAATCTGAAGTAGATGTAATATTGATAGATTCCTCTCATGGACATTCTGATATTGTATTGAGAAAAATATTTGAGACTAAAAAAAAATATCCAAATTTGCCAATTATTGGAGGAAATGTTGCTACCTCAAAAGGAGCGTTAGATTTGGTACAAGCAGGTGCTGATGCGGTTAAAGTAGGAATAGGACCAGGATCAATATGTACTACAAGAATAGTAACTGGAGTCGGAATACCTCAAATTACTGCTATCTCTGAATCTTCAGAAGCTTTATCTAAAACTGAAATTCCGATAATTGCAGATGGGGGAATTAGATTTTCCGGAGATGTTGGAAAAGCGATAGCTGCTGGAGCTAAATGTGTCATGTTAGGATCTGTTTTGGCAGGTACGAAGGAGTCTATTGGAAAATTAGTGATATATAAAGATGGATTTTACAGACAGTACCGTGGAATGGGTTCAAAAAAATCTATGGTACATGGTTCTTATGATCGATATTTTCAATTAAATACAAAAGAAACAGGACAATTTGTTCCAGAAGGAGTAGAAAGAAAGATTCTATATAAAGGATTCTTGAAAGACGTTGTTCATAAAATCATAGGTGGACTTCGTTCTTGTATGAGATTAACCGGTTGCAACAATATTAATCAACTTCGTCTCAATACAGAGTTTATAACGATCAGTCAATCTGGAATAAAAGAAAATCATGCGCATGGAACGGATATGTTAGGGGATTCTTTATCTTATCGAAACCAGTTAGAGATATTTAAATTGAAATAA